A section of the Methanocaldococcus sp. FS406-22 genome encodes:
- a CDS encoding ATP-binding protein, producing MQYIYPFTAIVGQEKMKKALILNAINPKIGGVLIRGEKGTAKSTAVRALADLLPEIEVVEGCPFNCDPNGELCDICKEKKERGELKVTKKKMKVVNLPIGATEDRVIGTLDIEKAIKEGIKALEPGILAEANRNILYIDEVNLLDDHIIDVLLDVAAMGWNIIEREGVKIKHPSRFILVGTMNPEEGELRPQILDRFGLMVDVEGLNDVKDRVEVIKRVEEFNNNPEEFYKKFEEEQKKLREKIIKAREILNKVEISDELLEFISKVCIELGIQTNRADITVVRTAKALAAYNGRTYVTIDDVKEAMELALPHRMRRKPFEPPQLNKEKLEQMINEFKQQKNNNEEEKEEQKNDDVKKNMMK from the coding sequence ATGCAGTATATTTATCCATTCACTGCAATCGTTGGACAGGAAAAGATGAAGAAGGCTTTAATTCTAAATGCTATAAATCCAAAGATTGGTGGAGTTTTAATTAGGGGAGAGAAAGGAACAGCAAAATCCACTGCAGTTAGAGCTTTAGCTGATTTATTGCCAGAGATTGAAGTTGTTGAAGGATGCCCATTCAACTGCGACCCAAATGGAGAGTTGTGTGATATCTGCAAAGAAAAGAAAGAGAGAGGAGAGCTAAAAGTAACAAAAAAGAAGATGAAGGTTGTTAATCTTCCAATTGGAGCTACTGAAGATAGAGTTATTGGAACTCTTGACATAGAAAAAGCTATAAAAGAAGGAATTAAAGCATTAGAGCCGGGAATTTTGGCAGAGGCAAATAGAAACATCCTCTACATTGATGAAGTTAATTTATTGGATGACCATATAATTGATGTTTTATTGGATGTTGCAGCAATGGGTTGGAACATCATTGAGAGAGAGGGAGTTAAGATAAAGCATCCTTCAAGATTTATATTAGTAGGAACTATGAATCCAGAGGAGGGGGAGTTAAGACCTCAAATTTTGGATAGATTTGGTTTAATGGTTGATGTTGAAGGATTAAATGATGTTAAAGATAGAGTAGAGGTTATAAAGAGGGTTGAGGAATTTAACAACAATCCAGAAGAGTTCTATAAAAAATTTGAAGAAGAACAGAAAAAATTAAGAGAAAAAATAATTAAAGCAAGAGAAATTTTAAATAAAGTTGAGATAAGCGATGAACTCTTAGAATTTATATCAAAAGTTTGTATTGAGTTAGGAATTCAAACAAATAGGGCCGATATAACTGTTGTTAGAACAGCTAAAGCTTTAGCTGCCTATAACGGAAGGACTTATGTAACTATAGATGATGTCAAGGAGGCTATGGAGTTAGCTCTACCTCACAGAATGAGAAGAAAACCATTTGAACCACCACAATTAAACAAAGAGAAGTTGGAGCAGATGATT